In Lineus longissimus chromosome 9, tnLinLong1.2, whole genome shotgun sequence, one genomic interval encodes:
- the LOC135494033 gene encoding uncharacterized protein LOC135494033 has translation MEVGGEREDETIVCEQRGSTLKPIETVDGDDDKRRGSESDMEAGSEDDTNDSSYNCRISECADDSDKDPDFSVSKDELEKSDSETETEAENKTIVCKQIGSSVRPIKSVERDDGKRSRKKAGKKVMSSVCNKRSSSVNTVETGNEDEQGDPGDEDDSMFTASLQRQLANVIIPTCKKDGKKRDYRKNDYCLYCSRSFSSNISVHYLAVHSNEREVQEANCHEKGSFLRKKLLTKLQNKGNYVHNCKVIERGEGELVVARRPDEKCRRKAVDFLPCEYCLGFYLLDSLWVHMKTCQLKPVEQQPSSNYVRDARTMLAPFIRKPSCEEEAEVDALTTGMKETNLNPGIAGICMKDVLIREFASSLLGRLGTKDEQRRKDLTNVRQKLRTVARFLKKVNEVNGSEWMPLTHFLCFYNHFEFGTRVKMLAQDSDSPQLAIVLGHYIKQCNLLKISISIQTEDDILSKDMENEAERFERLYRAHWNNMVACIACRRQRLRKINKPSINPVTTDLVGLKNWINEQLSELMRKDERTSSDIQWYAQLLMVRILFTISVFYCRA, from the coding sequence ATGGAAGTTGGAGGCGAGAGAGAAGATGAGACCATAGTTTGTGAGCAGAGAGGTTCCACTCTTAAGCCAATTGAGACAGTTGACGGGGATGATGACAAGAGAAGAGGTTCTGAATCTGATATGGAAGCTGGAAGTGAAGATGATACCAACGATAGTTCATACAACTGCAGAATAAGTGAATGTGCTGATGACTCTGATAAAGATCCGGATTTCTCTGTATCAAAAGATGAACTAGAAAAATCGGACTCGGAAACTGAGACAGAAGCTGAAAATAAGACCATAGTTTGTAAACAGATAGGTTCTAGTGTTAGGCCAATTAAGTCAGTTGAACGGGATGATGGTAAAAGGAGCAGAAAGAAAGCCGGCAAGAAAGTTATGAGCAGTGTCTGCAACAAGAGAAGTTCCAGTGTAAATACAGTTGAGACGGGCAATGAGGATGAGCAAGGTGATCCAGGGGATGAGGACGATAGTATGTTTACTGCCAGTTTACAGCGACAGCTAGCGAACGTAATAATTCCAACATGCAAAAAAGATGGCAAGAAAAGAGATTATAGAAAGAATGACTACTGTTTGTATTGTAGTAGGTCATTCAGCTCAAACATATCTGTTCACTATCTGGCTGTGCATTCAAACGAACGAGAAGTGCAGGAGGCAAACTGTCATGAGAAAGGATCCTTCCTTAGAAAAAAACTACTAACGAAATTACAAAACAAGGGAAACTACGTTCATAATTGTAAAGTGATTGAAAGGGGGGAGGGAGAACTCGTTGTTGCAAGAAGACCTGATGAGAAATGTAGACGGAAGGCTGTTGACTTTCTACCATGTGAATATTGCTTAGGTTTCTACTTACTAGATTCACTCTGGGTCCATATGAAAACTTGTCAGCTGAAGCCTGTAGAACAACAACCCTCCTCAAATTATGTAAGAGATGCCAGAACAATGCTTGCCCCATTTATACGAAAGCCATCTTGTGAGGAGGAAGCTGAGGTCGATGCACTTACAACTGGAATGAAGGAGACCAACCTGAATCCAGGCATAGCTGGTATCTGTATGAAAGATGTGCTCATCCGTGAGTTTGCAAGTTCACTTTTGGGTCGGCTTGGGACAAAAGATGAACAAAGAAGAAAAGATTTAACGAATGTTAGGCAGAAACTCAGAACCGTGGCTCGCTTTCTGAAGAAAGTAAATGAAGTAAACGGTAGTGAATGGATGCCATTAACTCACTTTCTTTGCTTTTACAACCATTTTGAATTTGGTACCAGAGTCAAGATGCTTGCACAAGACTCTGATTCCCCACAATTGGCTATTGTTCTTGGCCACTACATCAAACAATGTAATTTGCTGAAAATCAGCATTTCAATTCAAACTGAAGATGATATCTTGTCAAAAGATATGGAAAATGAGGCAGAGAGATTCGAACGTTTATATAGAGCGCATTGGAACAACATGGTGGCCTGCATAGCATGCAGGCGCCAGAGACTGCGCAAGATCAATAAACCTTCAATTAACCCAGTTACTACAGACCTGGTAGGCCTCAAGAATTGGATAAACGAGCAACTATCAGAGCTTATGAGGAAAGATGAACGAACCTCGAGTGACATTCAGTGGTACGCTCAGTTACTAATGGTTCGTATATTGTTCACCATAAGCGTCTTCTATTGTCGAGCGTAG
- the LOC135494034 gene encoding uncharacterized protein LOC135494034, whose protein sequence is MVQPTTLKKKHSLVGKSLLPLFARFNGSPDEPRELARMDKDQPLENLDSDGIATAFKKLTGENIGDVLAALGKQSGAGVALLHHAIVLANEIGQPVGQPLRDPPITPPGVSDDVSEPPRKVQRIACQATVADPVQKAKAKGMDILGYEIQDWEFQIPFDPQRAVASKHLSPQWTTLDGREPRLSTHQCPDFESVINDGMASRRRLLSGIDLQGINNRLDILDERHLNSEMRDNGGRLGCVQFNKRRVSEVEELKVTHFNERKDDVDNEEILESLTFAEKTLAKRMSVIEVRGKSTRLQSNLIERAKVARVLLAVENGSLSAFKGKILESISTDELPMPISYNDSWENNEDGGDMETDDEMEPQPGPSQLD, encoded by the exons ATGGTTCAGCCGACTACCCTAAAGAAAAAGCATTCCCTGGTGGGGAAAAGTTTGCTGCCGCTGTTCGCACGGTTCAATGGTAGCCCTGATGAGCCCAGAGAGTTGGCTAGGATGGACAAGGATCAACCTTTGGAGAATCTGGATTCCGATGGTATCGCCACAGCCTTCAAGAAACTCACCGGAGAAAACATCGGAGACGTCCTTGCCGCCCTCGGCAAACAAAGTGGAGCTGGAGTGGCTTTATTGCACCATGCAATTGTGCTAGCGAACGAAATCGGCCAGCCAGTAGGGCAGCCCCTTAGG GACCCGCCCATCACTCCACCGGGTGTTTCGGATGATGTAAGTGAGCCACCGAGGAAGGTGCAGAGGATAGCGTGCCAGGCGACCGTAGCTGATCCAGTGCAGAAGGCAAAGGCGAAG GGTATGGACATTTTGGGTTACGAAATCCAGGATTGGGAATTCCAGATTCCGTTTGATCCGCAGAGAGCAGTAGCATCCAAGCATCTGTCGCCGCAGTGGACAACTCTGGATGGGCGTGAACCTCGGCTTTCCACCCACCAATGCCCGGATTTTGAAAGCGTTATAAATGACGGt ATGGCGAGTCGGCGGCGTCTTTTGTCGGGCATCGATTTGCAGGGCATAAACAATCGTTTGGATATCTTGGATGAGCGACACTTGAACTCCGAAATG CGAGATAATGGAGGACGCTTAGGATGTGTTCAGTTCAACAAACGTAGAGTGTCGGAGGTTGAGGAATTGAAGGTCACGCATTTCAATGAGAGGaaagatgatgttgataatgAAGAAATTTTGGAATCTTTAACATTTGCTGAGAAAACCCTTGCAAAGAGGATGAGTGTGATAGAAGTTCGTGGAAAAAGCACCCG GTTGCAGAGCAACTTGATAGAAAGGGCTAAAGTTGCTCGAGTACTGTTGGCTGTGGAAAATGGCTCACTCAGTGCTTTCAAGGGGAAAATTCTTGAATCAATTTCTACAGACGAGTTGCCAATGCCTATTTCTTATAATGATTCTTGGGAAAATAACGAAGATGGTGGTGACATGGAAACAGATGATGAAATGGAACCTCAGCCTGGACCTAGTCAGTTAGACTAG